A genomic window from Gemmatimonadaceae bacterium includes:
- a CDS encoding NAD(P)-dependent oxidoreductase translates to MPRSTSTTGPGIAFLGTGLLGAAFVEAACGRGDSVTVWNRTASKAEALTRFGARVAATPADAVRGAERVHLVLQDDASVNEVIAALRAGLAPDAVILDHTTTRPDLTAERAARLADEGLHYLHCPVFIGPAAARESQGTIMVSGPSTLFEHVKPALARQAARVEYFGERADLAAGYKLIGNAMLLAIAGVVADSFTVAAGAGITAKDALKLLEFFDPGRVVHGRGKKMAAGDFSASFELTMAHKDIRLMIETAGDRPLATLPGILARMETLITEGRGHDDVGVLAADAVER, encoded by the coding sequence ATGCCGCGATCGACTTCTACGACGGGGCCCGGGATTGCCTTCCTCGGCACCGGTTTGCTCGGCGCGGCGTTCGTCGAGGCCGCGTGCGGGCGTGGCGATTCCGTCACCGTGTGGAACCGCACCGCCAGCAAGGCCGAGGCGCTCACGCGCTTCGGCGCGCGGGTCGCGGCCACGCCGGCGGACGCCGTGCGCGGGGCGGAACGCGTGCACCTCGTGCTCCAGGACGACGCGTCGGTGAACGAGGTGATCGCGGCGCTGCGAGCGGGCCTCGCCCCGGACGCGGTCATCCTCGACCACACCACCACCCGCCCCGACCTCACCGCTGAGCGCGCGGCGCGCTTGGCCGACGAGGGGCTGCACTACCTGCACTGTCCCGTGTTCATCGGTCCGGCGGCGGCGCGCGAGTCGCAGGGGACGATAATGGTCTCGGGCCCATCGACCCTGTTCGAGCACGTGAAGCCGGCGCTGGCACGGCAGGCGGCGCGCGTCGAATACTTCGGCGAGCGCGCCGACCTCGCCGCCGGTTACAAGCTCATCGGCAACGCGATGCTCCTCGCCATCGCCGGCGTGGTCGCCGACAGCTTCACGGTGGCGGCGGGCGCGGGCATCACGGCGAAGGACGCGCTGAAGCTGCTGGAGTTCTTCGACCCGGGGCGCGTCGTGCACGGACGCGGCAAGAAGATGGCCGCCGGAGATTTCAGCGCGAGCTTCGAGCTCACGATGGCACACAAGGACATCCGGCTGATGATCGAGACCGCCGGCGACCGGCCACTGGCGACGTTGCCGGGCATCCTCGCGCGGATGGAGACGCTGATCACCGAGGGACGCGGCCACGACGACGTGGGCGTGCTCGCGGCCGACGCCGTGGAGCGCTAG